Proteins encoded together in one Pantoea sp. At-9b window:
- a CDS encoding mandelate racemase/muconate lactonizing enzyme family protein: MKIAAIEVYGYDLTYAHGEYVMSGGRAAQSQASTLVRLVTDTGEEGWGESCTLGGTYLPAFAGGTRESVRAMAPALIGLDPTNLALIHQQMNAVLLGQESAKSAIDIACWDLLGKTAGLPIARLIGGIAQPDFPLYEAVPLSSPEAMAEFVRLRQREGINRFQLKVGNDPYEDAERTRRVVEACDKDAVIVADANGGWNLQAAVVAVREMAGLDIIVEQPCRDTADCALVQRMSSLPLSMDESVINAAALYRAKYDAGAVSVNIKLARVGGITGAVRMRDLAQDLGMTIVIEDVWGGDVTSAAVAHVAAGTHPAALLHASFFNDWTKEHIAGYQPRSERGRGRAPQAPGLGINVDRALLGQPLFRVDSHE; the protein is encoded by the coding sequence ATGAAAATCGCTGCAATCGAAGTGTATGGCTATGACCTGACTTACGCCCACGGTGAATACGTAATGTCAGGTGGACGCGCGGCCCAAAGCCAGGCTTCCACCCTGGTCCGTCTGGTGACGGATACTGGTGAAGAAGGCTGGGGAGAAAGCTGCACCCTCGGGGGGACTTACCTGCCCGCGTTTGCCGGTGGCACACGGGAGAGTGTGCGGGCTATGGCTCCAGCGCTTATCGGTCTTGATCCCACCAATTTGGCGCTGATCCACCAGCAAATGAACGCGGTGCTGCTCGGTCAGGAAAGCGCCAAAAGCGCCATCGATATCGCCTGCTGGGATCTGTTGGGTAAAACCGCTGGCCTGCCGATTGCACGGTTGATTGGCGGTATCGCACAGCCGGATTTCCCGTTGTATGAGGCCGTGCCGCTCTCGTCGCCTGAGGCGATGGCGGAGTTTGTGCGCCTGCGTCAGCGTGAAGGCATCAACCGCTTCCAGCTGAAAGTCGGTAACGATCCTTATGAAGATGCAGAACGCACTCGCCGTGTCGTTGAGGCTTGCGATAAAGATGCAGTGATTGTCGCCGATGCCAACGGTGGCTGGAACCTGCAGGCGGCGGTGGTCGCGGTACGTGAAATGGCCGGGCTGGATATTATCGTTGAGCAACCCTGCCGTGACACCGCCGATTGCGCGCTGGTGCAACGTATGAGCAGCCTGCCATTATCGATGGACGAATCGGTGATCAACGCAGCCGCATTGTATCGCGCCAAATACGATGCCGGAGCGGTGTCGGTCAATATCAAGCTGGCGCGTGTGGGTGGGATCACCGGTGCCGTGCGCATGCGCGACCTGGCGCAGGATCTCGGCATGACCATCGTGATTGAAGATGTCTGGGGGGGTGATGTCACCTCGGCGGCAGTGGCGCATGTGGCCGCCGGCACCCACCCGGCAGCACTATTGCACGCCTCGTTCTTTAACGACTGGACCAAAGAACATATCGCCGGTTATCAGCCCCGTTCAGAGCGGGGTCGTGGTCGCGCGCCGCAAGCGCCAGGGTTAGGCATCAACGTTGATCGCGCCCTGCTCGGTCAGCCGCTTTTCCGGGTGGATAGCCATGAATAA